A window of Microbacterium lushaniae genomic DNA:
CCCTCATGCGCACCGGCGGCGGCAAGGGCGCGAATCAGGCCGTCGGCGCCCGTCGAGCCGGCGGGGCCGCGGTCGCGTTCGTCGGAGCAGTGGGGGCGGATGCCGAGGGCGAGACCCTGCGCGCCGCGCTCGCCGCCGACGGCATCGACGTCTCCGGCCTGGTCCGGGTCGAGGACGTGACCGGCACCGCGCTCATCTCCGTCGACGCCCACGGCGAGAACGCCATCGTCGTCGCCGCCGGCGCCAACGCGGCCCGCGAGACGCTGACCGACGCGCAGCGCGCCGTCGTCGCGGGGGCCACGGTGGTGCTCACCCAGCTCGAGATCCCCGTCGCGCTCGTCCAGGATGCAGCCGCCTCCCGTGCCGCGGGAGCGTGGCACGTGCTCAACGCCGCGCCCTCGGCACCCTTCGCGTCAGCCCGTGACTCCCTGCTGGCCGCGACCGACGTGCTCGTGGTGAACGAGCACGAAGCCCTCGAGGTGGCCGGCGCCGACGACCTGGACGCCGCCATCGCCGCACTCGCACCCACCGTGCGCGCACTCGTGGTCACCCTCGGCCGACGCGGATGCCTCGTCGTCTGCGGCGACGAGCGGGCCGAAGTGCCCGCCCACGTCGTCACGGCCGTGGACACCACCGGCGCCGGCGACACCTTCTGCGGGGTCCTGGCCGCGACTCTCGCCGCATCCGGGCGCCGCCCCGACACCGTCGACGTCGCCCTGCTCGTGGATGCCGCGCGTGCCGGGGCCGCGGCATCCGCCCTCGCCGTCACGCGCCCCGGTGCGCAGGACGCGGTGCCGACAACCGGCGAGGTCGCCGCCTTCCTGAAGGAGAGCCAGCCGTGAGCGGTGGATTCGACCCCCTCGTCCCGCGCGAGATCGACCGGCCGACGCCGGTGCCGCTCGGCGTCGACGTCACCGCGGGTGATGCTGCCACCACGCTCGACGACGCGAAGATCTTCATCGCCCCGGCCGATCCGGTCGACCTCGGCGCGTGGCGCGCGCAGCTGACCGCGTGGCGCGAGGGTGCCCGCGCCCGCCACGGCGCGCCGACCCGCTACGACGACCCGGCATCGGCGTGGGCGAGCCGCTGCTTCACGGTGGCGCAGGTGTGGCTGTGGGACGAGCTCTTCTTCGACTTCCAGGCGCAGCGCTTCACCCCCGACCGCTTCCTCGACGACGCGCGGCGCCGGTTCGGGGGCCTGGACGGCATCGTGCTGTGGCACGCCTATCCCGTCATCGGCATCGACGACCGCAACCAGTGGGACTTCTACGCCGTGCCGGGACTTGCCGAAGCCGCCGACGCGCTGCACGCCGCAGGAGTGGCCGTGTTCGTGGACTACAACCCGTGGGACGTCGGCACGCGGAGGGCCGGCGACGACGCCACCGAGCTCGCCGCGACCGTCCGGCGGCTGGGGGCCGACGGCGTCTTCCTCGACACGCTCAAGAAGGCCGACCCCGACCTCGTCGCCGCCCTCGACGCCGCGCGCCCGGGCATCGGGCTGGAGGGGGAGTCGAAACTCGCGACCGAGCGGATCGCCGACCACACGCTGTCGTGGGCGCAGTGGTTCGCCGATTCCGAGGTTCCGGGCGTCCTCCGGGCCCGCTGGTTCGAGCGCCGCCACATGCAGCACCACATCCGCCGCTGGCACCGCGACCACGCCGAGGAGCTGCGCTCGGCGTGGCTGAACGGCGTGGGCGTCATGGTGTGGGAGGTCGTCTTCGGCGTGTGGGTCGGGTGGAACGACCGCGATTCGGCGACGCTCCGCCGAATGCTGCCGGTGCAGCGGGGCTTTCACCGCTGGCTCGTCGAGGGGGAGTGGACGCCGCTCGCGGTGCACGACGCCCCCGTCTTCGGCTCGGCCTTCGAGCTCGACGGCGTGACCCTGCTGTGCCTCGTGAACACCTCCGACGCCGACGTCGTGCACGAGCTTCCCCGCGACGGACGGTACGTCCCGCTGCACGAACCCGGCGACGGGGTCTCGTCGGTGACGGTCCCGGCCGGCGGCATCGCGGCCGTCGTGGGACTGCCGGCGGATGCCGCGGTCCCGGCGGATGCGACCGTGCCGGCGGATGCGGCGGTCCCGCCGCTCGTCGGCGAGGTGCGCGCCGCGCTCCTCGCCGAGCCCCCGATGGCGGACGCATCCTTCCCGCACCGGCGGACGCGGCGATTGCCCGCGCCCGCATGGACGGGACCGGTACCGGGCGAGGCCGAGGATGCCCCCACCGTGACGGTCGCCGCCGGCACGCACGTCCTCACGGTCCGCTTCCGCGCCCGTGAGACCGGCATGTACGAGGGCGCACCGTACGTCGACGAGTGGAAGCCGCTGCCCCCGCGCCTGCACGACCAGCGCACGCTCGAGCGCGTCGCCGATCTGCCGCATCCGGTCCGGGTGGCCGCCGGCGAGGTCAGCGAGGCGGAGTACGCCCGCTTCCTCGTCGCGCTCGGCGAGCACACCGACGCGCGCGATCCCGAGCTCCCCGCGACCGGCATGACCTTCGCCCGCGCCCGCGAGTACGCGGCGTGGGCCGGCGGGCGACTTCCCACCGAGGACGAGTGGCAGCTCGCCGCATCCGACCCGACGTTCCGGCGGCGCGAACCCGAGGTGTGGAACTGGACCGAGTCGGAGCACTCCGACGGACGCACCCGCTTCGTCATGCTCAAGGGCGGCAGCGCGCACCGCAGTGACGGGTCCGACTGGTACTTCGACGGCGGGGTGCAGGCGCCGGAGTTCGCCGCGAAGCTGCTGCTGCCGGGGCTGGGACAGGATGCGTCGCCGTCGATCGGGTTCCGGGTGTGCTGGGAGGACCGCGCATGACCCCCCTCGACGGGCTCCGCGTCATCGACGCATCCACCCTGTTCGCCGGTCCGATGGCGGCGATGCACCTCGGCGACATGGGCGCCGAGGTCATCAAGGTGGAGCATCCGACCCGCCCCGACCCGGCCCGCGGGCACGGCCCGAGCAAGGACGGTCAGAATCTCTGGTGGAAGACGCTGGGGCGCAACAAGCGCACCGTCGCGATCGACCTGCACACCGACGACGGCCGTGACGCGTTCCTCCGCCTCGCCCGTACCGCCGACGTCGTCATCGAGAACTTCCGCCCCGGCACGCTCGAGCGGTGGGGCCTCGGCTACGAGGAGCTGTCGGCCGAGAACCCCGGTCTGGTGCTGGCCCGCGTGACCGGGTTCGGGCAGATCGGGCCGTACCGCAGCCGGCCGGGCTTCGGAACGCTCGCCGAGGCGATGAGCGGGTTCGCCGCCGCCACGGGCGAGCCCGACGGTCCGCCCACCCTCCCGCCGTTCGGGCTCGCCGACGGCATCGCGTCGCTGGCGACCGCCTACGCGATCATGACCGCGCTGCACGCGCGCGGGCGCGACGGCCGCGGGCAGGTGGTCGACGTGGCGATCATCGAGCCGATCCTCGCGATGCTCGGCCCGCAGATCACGCGATGGGATCAGCTCGGCTCTGTTCAGCCGCGCACCGGCAACCGCTCCACGAACAACGCGCCGCGCAACACCTACCGGACGGCCGACGGCTCCTGGGTCGCCGTGTCCACCAGCGCGCAGTCCATCGCCGAACGCGTGATGGCGCTCGTGGGCCGCCCCGAGCTCGCGGACGAGCCGTGGTTCGCCAGCGGGGCGAGCCGGGCCGAGCATGCCGACGAGCTCGACGACGCGGTCGGGGGCTGGATCGCGCAGCACACGCGCGACGAGGTGGTGGCCGCGTT
This region includes:
- a CDS encoding SUMF1/EgtB/PvdO family nonheme iron enzyme, with translation MSGGFDPLVPREIDRPTPVPLGVDVTAGDAATTLDDAKIFIAPADPVDLGAWRAQLTAWREGARARHGAPTRYDDPASAWASRCFTVAQVWLWDELFFDFQAQRFTPDRFLDDARRRFGGLDGIVLWHAYPVIGIDDRNQWDFYAVPGLAEAADALHAAGVAVFVDYNPWDVGTRRAGDDATELAATVRRLGADGVFLDTLKKADPDLVAALDAARPGIGLEGESKLATERIADHTLSWAQWFADSEVPGVLRARWFERRHMQHHIRRWHRDHAEELRSAWLNGVGVMVWEVVFGVWVGWNDRDSATLRRMLPVQRGFHRWLVEGEWTPLAVHDAPVFGSAFELDGVTLLCLVNTSDADVVHELPRDGRYVPLHEPGDGVSSVTVPAGGIAAVVGLPADAAVPADATVPADAAVPPLVGEVRAALLAEPPMADASFPHRRTRRLPAPAWTGPVPGEAEDAPTVTVAAGTHVLTVRFRARETGMYEGAPYVDEWKPLPPRLHDQRTLERVADLPHPVRVAAGEVSEAEYARFLVALGEHTDARDPELPATGMTFARAREYAAWAGGRLPTEDEWQLAASDPTFRRREPEVWNWTESEHSDGRTRFVMLKGGSAHRSDGSDWYFDGGVQAPEFAAKLLLPGLGQDASPSIGFRVCWEDRA
- a CDS encoding CaiB/BaiF CoA transferase family protein, which codes for MTPLDGLRVIDASTLFAGPMAAMHLGDMGAEVIKVEHPTRPDPARGHGPSKDGQNLWWKTLGRNKRTVAIDLHTDDGRDAFLRLARTADVVIENFRPGTLERWGLGYEELSAENPGLVLARVTGFGQIGPYRSRPGFGTLAEAMSGFAAATGEPDGPPTLPPFGLADGIASLATAYAIMTALHARGRDGRGQVVDVAIIEPILAMLGPQITRWDQLGSVQPRTGNRSTNNAPRNTYRTADGSWVAVSTSAQSIAERVMALVGRPELADEPWFASGASRAEHADELDDAVGGWIAQHTRDEVVAAFEQAQAAVAPVYDPSDIVADPQFQALGTIHRIHDPELGDMAMQGPLFRLSRDEASIAFSGRAHAADTDEVLASLGYTSDDIARMRAEGSIA
- a CDS encoding PfkB family carbohydrate kinase; this encodes MSVVVVGSINQDVVARVDRIPAPGETLLASSLMRTGGGKGANQAVGARRAGGAAVAFVGAVGADAEGETLRAALAADGIDVSGLVRVEDVTGTALISVDAHGENAIVVAAGANAARETLTDAQRAVVAGATVVLTQLEIPVALVQDAAASRAAGAWHVLNAAPSAPFASARDSLLAATDVLVVNEHEALEVAGADDLDAAIAALAPTVRALVVTLGRRGCLVVCGDERAEVPAHVVTAVDTTGAGDTFCGVLAATLAASGRRPDTVDVALLVDAARAGAAASALAVTRPGAQDAVPTTGEVAAFLKESQP